One genomic segment of Prochlorococcus marinus str. MIT 0919 includes these proteins:
- the psaM gene encoding photosystem I reaction center subunit XII yields the protein MTPSPTIDLAGLCLVVVMHAGILALRLGISLGKA from the coding sequence ATGACTCCATCACCAACAATTGATCTTGCTGGTCTCTGCCTGGTAGTTGTGATGCATGCAGGGATACTGGCTTTAAGACTAGGCATCAGTCTTGGAAAAGCTTAA
- a CDS encoding SDR family oxidoreductase yields the protein MPTVLITGASKGIGEATAKLFAKSGWDLLLVARNEKKLKTLSEELSCSGSKVFFKALDLSQPDQIAPGISGLLKNGLCPSVLINNAGIAWTGELISMPLEQWNCLMQVNLTSVFQVCSAVVPLMRANGGLIINVSSHASRNAFPQWGAYCISKAALVSFTKCLSEEEKINSIRACTLTLGSVNSSLWDSDDVKADFNRELMIGVDQVAAELFHLAQQPSKQVIEDMTLMPASGAF from the coding sequence TTGCCAACAGTACTAATTACAGGTGCATCCAAAGGCATTGGAGAAGCTACAGCAAAATTATTTGCAAAATCAGGCTGGGATCTTCTTTTAGTAGCCCGCAACGAAAAGAAATTAAAAACTTTATCCGAAGAACTTTCTTGTTCAGGTTCCAAGGTTTTTTTTAAGGCGTTGGATTTGTCGCAACCTGATCAAATCGCTCCAGGTATATCAGGCTTATTGAAGAATGGCCTCTGCCCATCTGTATTAATAAACAATGCTGGCATTGCTTGGACAGGTGAATTGATTTCAATGCCACTTGAGCAGTGGAATTGTTTGATGCAAGTCAATCTGACCAGTGTTTTCCAAGTTTGTTCAGCAGTTGTTCCTTTAATGCGAGCTAATGGAGGTCTCATTATTAATGTAAGCAGTCATGCTTCTAGAAATGCATTTCCACAGTGGGGTGCCTATTGCATTAGCAAAGCGGCATTAGTTAGCTTTACTAAATGCCTCTCTGAAGAGGAAAAAATCAATTCTATTAGAGCTTGCACTCTTACCTTGGGATCTGTTAATTCGAGTCTATGGGATTCAGATGACGTTAAGGCTGATTTTAATCGGGAGTTGATGATTGGGGTAGATCAAGTTGCTGCTGAACTTTTTCATTTAGCTCAACAACCATCAAAGCAGGTAATAGAAGACATGACTTTAATGCCAGCTTCTGGAGCTTTTTAG
- a CDS encoding long-chain acyl-[acyl-carrier-protein] reductase, which produces MFGLIGHSTSFDDAKEKAKGLGYEHIAKGDLDVWCSAPPQLVEHVNVVSAIGKRIEGAYIDSCFVPEMLGRFKTARRKVLNAMELAQKKGINITALGGFTSIIFENFNLLQNKQVRNTTLEWESFTTGNTHTAWVICRQLEINAPLIGIDLRKARVAVVGATGDIGSAVCRWLSERTGVAELLLVARQQKPLQDLQKDLGGGQILNLEEALPQADAIIWVASLPKTLEIDRSTLKNPCLMIDGGYPKNLDSKFNGSGIHVLKGGIVEFFTDIGWNMMELAAMDKPQRQMFACFAEAMLLEFEECHTNFSWGRNNITLQKMDFIGEASVRHGFSVLGLNEASLQAAIA; this is translated from the coding sequence ATGTTTGGACTAATCGGACATTCAACAAGTTTTGATGATGCCAAAGAAAAGGCAAAAGGCTTGGGATATGAACATATTGCCAAGGGAGACCTTGATGTTTGGTGTAGTGCCCCTCCTCAACTTGTGGAGCATGTAAATGTTGTAAGTGCTATAGGTAAGCGTATTGAAGGAGCTTATATAGATTCTTGTTTTGTTCCAGAGATGCTAGGTCGTTTTAAAACTGCAAGAAGAAAGGTCTTAAATGCTATGGAACTTGCTCAAAAGAAAGGCATCAATATCACCGCCTTAGGGGGTTTTACATCAATAATTTTTGAAAATTTTAATCTTCTGCAGAACAAACAAGTAAGAAATACCACTCTTGAATGGGAAAGTTTTACTACTGGCAACACTCATACTGCTTGGGTTATTTGCAGGCAGTTGGAAATCAATGCACCCCTTATAGGAATTGATCTGAGAAAGGCTCGTGTCGCTGTAGTGGGGGCAACTGGAGACATTGGTAGTGCAGTTTGCAGATGGTTGTCTGAAAGAACAGGGGTTGCAGAGCTTTTATTAGTTGCTAGGCAACAGAAGCCTTTACAAGATCTTCAAAAGGATCTTGGTGGAGGCCAAATACTTAACCTGGAAGAAGCTTTACCTCAGGCTGATGCAATTATTTGGGTTGCTAGTTTGCCAAAGACTTTGGAAATCGATAGATCTACATTAAAGAATCCTTGTTTGATGATTGATGGTGGATATCCTAAGAATCTAGATTCCAAGTTCAATGGGTCAGGCATTCATGTCTTAAAAGGGGGGATAGTCGAATTCTTTACAGATATCGGCTGGAATATGATGGAGCTTGCTGCAATGGATAAGCCTCAAAGGCAAATGTTCGCTTGTTTCGCAGAAGCAATGCTTTTAGAGTTTGAAGAATGTCATACCAATTTCAGCTGGGGAAGGAATAACATCACCCTTCAAAAAATGGACTTTATCGGAGAAGCCTCAGTTAGGCATGGTTTTTCTGTGTTAGGCCTAAATGAGGCCAGTCTTCAGGCAGCCATTGCTTGA
- a CDS encoding protochlorophyllide reductase, which translates to MSSSQAAPGTVLITGTTSGVGLYATKALLELGWKVITVNRSPLRAEASAVKLGLPFGRPRQLQHMYMDLSDLESVRTGVENLLASLEEPLDALVCNAAVYMPRLSKPKRSAQGYELSMATNHFGHFLLIQLLLENLSQSKRPVWKGRSWGVEFPRLVMLGTVTANYKELGGKIPIPAPADLGDLSGFEQGFRDPISMASGKRFKPGKAYKDSKLCNMVTIQELNRRFKDSSILFSSLYPGCVANTKLFRNTPKIFQWLFPFFQRFITGGFVTETLAGERVAQVVANPEFAVSGVHWSWGNRQNKNRQQFSQQLSDRITDSKTAKNVWKFSMQLVGLS; encoded by the coding sequence ATGTCTTCATCACAAGCTGCTCCAGGAACAGTTTTAATTACGGGAACTACATCTGGAGTAGGACTATACGCTACTAAGGCTTTGCTGGAACTTGGCTGGAAAGTTATTACGGTGAACAGATCACCATTAAGAGCAGAAGCATCTGCGGTAAAACTTGGTTTGCCATTTGGTCGTCCACGCCAGCTTCAGCATATGTATATGGACCTGAGTGATTTAGAAAGTGTACGAACAGGTGTCGAGAACCTTTTGGCTTCATTGGAAGAACCACTAGATGCCTTAGTGTGTAATGCTGCTGTTTATATGCCAAGACTTTCTAAGCCCAAGAGATCTGCTCAAGGGTATGAGCTTTCAATGGCTACAAATCATTTTGGTCATTTCTTATTGATTCAGCTTTTACTAGAGAATTTAAGCCAGTCAAAAAGACCAGTTTGGAAAGGTAGATCTTGGGGAGTTGAGTTTCCAAGATTAGTGATGCTTGGAACTGTAACTGCTAATTACAAGGAGCTTGGTGGGAAGATTCCAATACCAGCCCCAGCTGACTTGGGTGACTTGTCAGGATTCGAGCAAGGATTCCGCGACCCAATAAGTATGGCAAGTGGAAAGCGTTTTAAGCCTGGGAAAGCATATAAAGATAGCAAGCTCTGCAATATGGTCACAATCCAAGAATTAAATCGACGCTTTAAGGATTCTTCAATATTATTTAGTTCTCTTTATCCAGGTTGTGTTGCAAATACTAAGCTTTTTAGAAACACGCCTAAGATTTTTCAATGGCTCTTTCCTTTTTTTCAAAGATTCATAACGGGTGGATTTGTAACTGAAACATTGGCTGGAGAAAGAGTTGCGCAAGTTGTTGCTAACCCTGAATTTGCAGTTTCAGGTGTCCATTGGAGTTGGGGAAATCGTCAGAATAAAAATAGACAGCAATTTTCTCAGCAATTGTCAGATCGAATAACAGATAGTAAAACAGCTAAAAATGTTTGGAAATTTTCAATGCAGTTAGTTGGTTTGAGTTGA
- a CDS encoding site-2 protease family protein produces the protein MQFIEFMRIRGIPIRVHPSWLFIGFVFTFASQQQIETLLDTKEHILLTWSIGLLTSSLLFLSVVLHELGHSFMALREGIKVTSINLFLFGGGTRIEKQCETAMSCFRVAIIGPVISLFLAFICFSSLHLFPNSSQIVSNLLVQVGTINLILALFNLLPVLPLDGGIILNSLVWYFTGSKRKGLKFANSSSRTLSIFAIFCGSFICFKSGGLGGLWLIVIGWFGLASARSQNQIFALEEILLELKVSQAARKNFRVLEASETLKSISQLHLDNSRDKNFDEWLLICSGGRWVGYLTEKVLKNIPVQDWEKYLLSEYLRPLKELPSISEKEPIWHAVLALAKENCTRILVFNSAGLPSGTLDKADIGDAVFSRIGLKLPKAFLEAARHKNSYPLGISLKKLVDDMVSNGMVQVSNLDNSKK, from the coding sequence TTGCAGTTCATCGAGTTTATGAGGATTCGTGGGATCCCTATAAGGGTTCATCCAAGTTGGTTGTTTATCGGTTTTGTTTTTACCTTTGCTTCACAGCAGCAAATAGAAACCCTTTTGGATACAAAAGAACATATTTTATTGACTTGGTCCATAGGCCTTTTGACCTCTTCACTTCTGTTCTTATCAGTTGTTCTACATGAATTAGGACATTCTTTCATGGCACTAAGGGAAGGGATAAAAGTGACTAGTATTAATCTTTTCTTATTTGGTGGCGGTACTCGAATTGAGAAGCAATGCGAAACGGCTATGTCATGCTTCAGGGTCGCCATTATTGGACCAGTGATAAGCCTTTTTCTTGCATTTATATGCTTTAGCTCTTTACATTTATTTCCCAATTCAAGTCAAATAGTATCTAATTTATTAGTTCAAGTAGGGACTATAAATCTTATCTTGGCTTTGTTTAATTTGTTACCAGTCTTACCATTAGATGGAGGAATAATTCTCAACTCACTGGTCTGGTACTTTACAGGTAGTAAGCGTAAAGGGTTGAAATTTGCAAATTCTTCAAGTAGAACTCTTTCTATATTTGCAATTTTTTGTGGGAGTTTTATTTGCTTTAAGTCGGGTGGCTTAGGCGGGTTATGGTTGATAGTTATCGGCTGGTTTGGTTTAGCATCAGCGCGTTCACAGAATCAAATATTTGCTTTAGAGGAAATATTATTGGAATTAAAAGTTAGTCAAGCAGCCAGAAAAAACTTTAGAGTTTTAGAGGCAAGCGAGACCTTGAAAAGTATTAGTCAATTGCATTTAGATAATTCCAGAGATAAAAATTTTGATGAATGGTTACTTATATGTAGTGGTGGGAGATGGGTTGGTTACTTGACAGAGAAGGTATTGAAAAATATCCCTGTACAAGATTGGGAAAAGTACCTTTTATCGGAATACCTAAGGCCTCTTAAAGAATTACCTTCGATATCTGAGAAAGAACCTATTTGGCATGCAGTTTTAGCCTTGGCAAAAGAAAACTGCACAAGAATATTGGTGTTTAATTCAGCTGGTCTGCCTTCAGGTACTTTAGATAAAGCAGATATTGGCGATGCTGTCTTTAGTCGTATTGGACTTAAACTTCCTAAAGCATTTTTAGAAGCAGCAAGACACAAAAATTCTTATCCTCTTGGGATATCATTAAAGAAATTAGTTGACGATATGGTCAGTAACGGGATGGTTCAAGTATCTAATTTGGACAATTCAAAAAAATAA
- a CDS encoding acetyl-CoA carboxylase carboxyltransferase subunit alpha: MARRYLLEFEKPLVELEKQIDQIRELARDSEVDVSQQLLQLETLAARRRDEIFKALTPAQKIQVARHPQRPSTLDYIQMFCDDWIELHGDRNSSDDKALIGGIARIDERAVLVIGQQKGRDTKENVARNFGMAKPSGYRKALRLMDHADRFNLPIISFIDTPGAYAGLLAEEQGQGEAIAVNLREMFRLRVPVIATVIGEGGSGGALGIGVADKLLMFEHSVYTVASPEACASILWRDAAKAPEAALALKITGDDLMALGIVDEVIKEPSGGNNWAPLQAGEALKEALARNLRDLDALTAKQLREKRYEKFRQMGRFLEPSTSNEEVIN, from the coding sequence ATGGCGCGTCGTTACCTTTTGGAATTTGAGAAACCACTTGTTGAGCTCGAAAAGCAAATAGACCAAATTAGAGAACTTGCCAGAGATTCAGAAGTTGATGTGAGCCAACAATTACTTCAACTAGAAACTCTGGCTGCAAGAAGAAGAGATGAAATATTTAAAGCTTTGACGCCAGCACAGAAAATACAAGTTGCCAGACATCCTCAAAGACCTAGCACGCTTGATTATATTCAAATGTTTTGTGATGACTGGATAGAGTTGCATGGAGATAGGAACTCCAGTGATGACAAGGCTTTGATAGGTGGTATTGCGCGTATAGATGAAAGAGCGGTTCTTGTCATTGGTCAGCAAAAAGGTAGAGACACTAAAGAGAATGTGGCAAGAAATTTTGGCATGGCAAAACCATCGGGCTATAGAAAAGCTCTACGGTTAATGGATCATGCAGATCGTTTTAATCTGCCAATTATCTCTTTCATTGACACTCCAGGTGCTTATGCAGGCCTACTAGCAGAGGAGCAAGGGCAAGGAGAGGCTATAGCGGTCAACCTTCGGGAAATGTTTCGATTAAGGGTTCCTGTTATAGCAACAGTTATTGGTGAAGGTGGATCAGGGGGTGCATTAGGTATTGGTGTCGCAGATAAATTATTGATGTTTGAACATAGTGTTTATACAGTGGCAAGCCCTGAAGCATGTGCTTCGATACTTTGGAGGGACGCAGCCAAAGCACCTGAAGCAGCATTGGCATTGAAGATTACAGGTGACGATTTAATGGCTTTGGGAATAGTTGATGAAGTTATTAAAGAGCCTTCTGGGGGGAATAATTGGGCACCTTTACAGGCAGGCGAAGCGCTAAAAGAAGCATTAGCTCGTAATCTGAGAGATCTTGATGCTCTTACTGCGAAACAATTAAGAGAAAAACGTTATGAGAAATTTAGACAAATGGGTAGATTTTTAGAGCCAAGCACTTCGAATGAAGAGGTAATTAATTAG
- a CDS encoding phosphoribosylanthranilate isomerase, with protein sequence MKVQLKPAIKICGVTKKEQALKIASLGTDAIGVVGVNSSKRYLENKQRRELFQALEQYFPDIERVWVVSNPSEKDISECLTGEGCPSVIQLHGKESYGICKRFKEKYPKVKWWKALRIRQRKQLLLAESYQQFVDAILFDTWSAKELGGTGKRLPLEWFSDVNFQKPWWLAGGVSAEWVPEILAKANPYGIDASSKIEKSPGIKDIEQVELLIKSIKN encoded by the coding sequence ATGAAGGTTCAATTAAAACCAGCGATCAAAATCTGCGGTGTCACAAAAAAAGAACAGGCTCTAAAAATAGCCTCCCTAGGGACAGATGCTATAGGAGTTGTAGGAGTGAATAGCTCTAAACGTTACTTAGAAAACAAGCAAAGAAGAGAACTTTTTCAAGCTCTTGAGCAATATTTCCCTGATATAGAAAGAGTGTGGGTGGTAAGCAACCCATCTGAAAAAGATATTTCAGAATGCCTGACAGGGGAAGGATGTCCTTCTGTTATTCAACTTCACGGCAAAGAATCTTATGGAATTTGCAAAAGATTTAAAGAGAAGTACCCAAAAGTGAAATGGTGGAAAGCATTACGTATTCGTCAAAGAAAGCAACTGCTTCTTGCTGAAAGCTACCAGCAATTTGTAGATGCAATACTTTTTGATACATGGAGTGCTAAAGAGCTAGGAGGAACTGGGAAAAGACTTCCTCTTGAATGGTTTAGTGATGTCAACTTTCAGAAACCTTGGTGGTTAGCAGGAGGAGTTTCTGCAGAATGGGTCCCAGAGATTCTTGCAAAAGCCAATCCATATGGAATCGACGCATCTAGTAAAATAGAAAAATCACCAGGAATAAAAGATATTGAGCAAGTTGAGCTTCTAATAAAATCAATCAAGAATTAG
- a CDS encoding lipoyl protein ligase domain-containing protein, producing MATDMLMLEKVASNNELTLLIRFYKWSGGPWLSIGRNQKELPKKWLNLYHKKVIDIVRRPSGGNAVLHTNGLTYALAWCSPPRKKHQAYFEASKWITNCFSQLDVNLKFGTIASKNVNENCFASSTNADLIDEKNSKRVGSAQAWRKGNLLQHGEILLQPDEEIWAELFNSKPPEPINAEITSFELEDLLVESFIAQWPDIDLHKTNFSLQDIAKAKENSKSYFFELSKLDT from the coding sequence ATGGCCACAGATATGTTAATGCTTGAAAAAGTTGCAAGTAATAATGAATTAACCCTCTTAATTCGTTTTTATAAATGGTCTGGTGGTCCTTGGCTGTCAATTGGCCGCAATCAAAAGGAACTTCCCAAGAAATGGCTGAATTTATATCATAAAAAAGTAATAGATATAGTGCGCAGACCAAGTGGCGGCAATGCTGTTTTACATACTAATGGTTTAACTTATGCTCTAGCTTGGTGTTCACCACCTAGAAAAAAACATCAAGCATACTTTGAAGCTAGCAAGTGGATAACTAATTGCTTTAGCCAACTAGATGTAAATTTAAAATTTGGAACTATAGCTAGTAAGAATGTTAATGAAAATTGTTTTGCCTCATCAACAAATGCAGATCTAATCGATGAAAAAAATTCCAAAAGAGTAGGAAGTGCGCAAGCATGGCGCAAAGGCAATTTACTTCAACATGGTGAAATTCTCTTACAACCTGATGAAGAAATCTGGGCGGAACTCTTTAATTCAAAACCTCCTGAGCCAATTAATGCAGAAATAACCTCATTTGAATTAGAAGATTTATTGGTTGAGTCCTTTATTGCACAATGGCCAGATATTGATTTACATAAAACTAATTTCAGCCTTCAGGATATTGCCAAAGCAAAAGAAAATTCTAAAAGTTATTTTTTTGAATTGTCCAAATTAGATACTTGA